CGGCACACTGCTGGACCCCGGCGGTCAGGTCAGCGACGAGAACCGCCGCGCCATCGCCGCCGCCCGCGACGCCGGGGCGATCGTCGTCCCCTGCACCGGCCGGGGCTGGTGCGAGGCCCGCTCGCTGCTGACCGGCATACCGGAACTGGAACTGGGCGTTTTCATCACCGGCGCGTCAATCGTCCGCCTCGACACGGGCGAAAGCCTCGACTTTGCCGTCATCGAACCCCACCTCGTTCACGAACTGGTGCAAAGCCTCTACCACGAGCCGGAGTCGGTGCTCGTCTACCGCGAAGCCGACCTGGCCGGGCATGACTACCTCATCACCGGCGCCGGCTCGCTGACGCCGACGACGCAATGGTGGTTCGAGGTGGGCGAGATGACCGTCCACTTCCAGCAGAACGTCACCGTGGACGACCTGCACCACAGCCTCCGCGTGGGCCTCGCCGCCGAGGGGCGTCGGCTACCCGAGCTTGAGCAGCGACTGCGCGCGGCGTTCGGCGACCGGGTGTTCATGCACCACTTCGCGGCGGTGCAGAAGCCCGACCCGGACGAGACGGTGCACATCCTGGAGATCTTCGCCCGCGGCGTCGACAAGTGGCGCGGCCTGTCGTGGATCGCCGACCAGTACGGCATCGCCCCGCACGAAGTGGCCGCGATCGGCGACGAGATCAACGACCTGTCCATGCTCGAAGCCGCCGGCTGCGGCGTCGCGATGGGCAACGCCATCGCCCCCGCCAAGGCCGCCGCCAACCGCGTCACCGCCACCAACGCCGAGCACGGCGTCGCCGAGGCCATTCAGCGGATGATCGACGGAACATGGTGAGTACTGGGATTTCGAATTTCGAATTTCGGATTTCGGATTTGGGATCGCGGCTTCACTGGCGTGTGATCACTGATAGCAATTTTTAACAAATCCCAAATCCGAAATCCGAAATTCGAAATCCCCACGCCCCCGCCGACTCCGGTATCATCTTCCCTCATGGACACTGAGCTTCAGCAGGAAACCATCCCCGTCCCCATCCGTCGGCTGCCGGGCGCCGAGGACGTGGCCCTGCCGAGCTACCAGTCGGCTCACGCGGCCGGCATGGACCTGCACGCCGCCGTGCCCGCCGAGCAACCCGTTGCAATCAAACCGGGCCAGATTGCGTTGATCCCCTGTGGATTCGCCATGGCGGTTCCGGTAGGCTATGAGGCCCAGATCCGCCCACGATCGGGCCTGGCGGTCAAGCATGGCCTGTCCATGCCCAATACGCCGGGGACGATCGATTCAGATTATCGTGGCGAGGTGAAAGTGCCGATAATCAACCATGGCTCCGAGCCGGTGCAGATCACACGGCATATGCGCATCGCCCAGA
Above is a window of Phycisphaerales bacterium AB-hyl4 DNA encoding:
- a CDS encoding HAD-IIB family hydrolase, which produces MKYRLIGIDLDGTLLDPGGQVSDENRRAIAAARDAGAIVVPCTGRGWCEARSLLTGIPELELGVFITGASIVRLDTGESLDFAVIEPHLVHELVQSLYHEPESVLVYREADLAGHDYLITGAGSLTPTTQWWFEVGEMTVHFQQNVTVDDLHHSLRVGLAAEGRRLPELEQRLRAAFGDRVFMHHFAAVQKPDPDETVHILEIFARGVDKWRGLSWIADQYGIAPHEVAAIGDEINDLSMLEAAGCGVAMGNAIAPAKAAANRVTATNAEHGVAEAIQRMIDGTW
- the dut gene encoding dUTP diphosphatase, with the translated sequence MDTELQQETIPVPIRRLPGAEDVALPSYQSAHAAGMDLHAAVPAEQPVAIKPGQIALIPCGFAMAVPVGYEAQIRPRSGLAVKHGLSMPNTPGTIDSDYRGEVKVPIINHGSEPVQITRHMRIAQMLIKPVPRTAWLEVDELPETDRGEGGFGHTGR